Below is a window of Xiphophorus couchianus chromosome 1, X_couchianus-1.0, whole genome shotgun sequence DNA.
GAATTGCAAAAGTTGGGGTTGGACTGGGTTTCTCCAACACATGTGGATTAAACCATTCTATTGTAGCGGTACTTATATTTTGACACAGATAGATtcttaagaaaattatttgctctggattttatttagggcttcagagtaaagggggattgaacacaaatgcacatcacacattacagattttatttgtaaaaacaagacATGACAGTCTGTGCCCGTCTTGTTAAATCAACCTGTTTGTTGCACGTTCAAAATTGGTCTAAggttgaaatattgtttttacttgCAGAAAACATTGGGGGGAACTGGGTCGGCGTCCTTTACCacgaacaaaaaaaagaaaagccatgTTGGAGACTCAGGATACAATTAGGTCCTCCTctgaaatggtttaaaaagaTGGCGAAGCTGCTTTTCTCTGTCATTCAGACACCCTGCAATGAAGAACGGGCAAAACCAGAGGGTCATTATTAATAGAGCGATTCAGACCGTAAAGCACACCCCTATAAAGAGAATGGTAATAATAGATTAGCGGATCActttcaaaaccaaaaaaaaaaacgagtcatctttttttcccttattaAGATTGCATTAACTTTACTGCTAAGTTACCCAAGTATGTGTTGGCAGTGAAACATGAACTGCCAAATGTTTGTAGGTAGACATCCTCTCTATAGACAGGCCCATTGTTCCACATGAGATCATAGCCTCCCACTCTTTTCTCCTTGCCAGTCAGcctaatgagaaaaaaactatCCATTAGAGTGCCTATCATCCCCTGGACAAACTTTATCTTGGAAGTGTAATTACATGCTAGTCCATCTTTACCTCTGCAGCATGTTCATTCATACCATACAGTTATTCGATGGAACGTGTTTAAGAGATAgtgaaatacattattttttaactctgcATTTAATGCAAAGACAAGTAGTTTGCTTATGTCAAAATGTAATCATAGTGATAACGACGCCTTTTACCTTCCCTCCATGTCAACAACATTCAAAGTGTCCTCCAGTAGTCTGAACTTCATCTCATAATCCTCCCGACTGCTGGGGGTGTGTGATGGAGATGCATTCACCTCAATTAACCACCTGTGAGGAGATGGAAGGTGGCATTCGGAAAACCTACACTTAGCCTTCGGAGCTAGAGTGACAGAAAACCTCAACATAATACCTTTGCATGGCATAAGGCCTGCTGTGGAgttttagttacatttaaaattataatagcaaatttacttatttatttttttagacaagTACTTCATGTTCCACGTCactttgtaatttgttttcagaGAAGTGAGAAGAACAGAGGGATTGTAAAACAAAGGCTCACATTGGTAAAGCACTTACGGCTTGAGGTTCTCGTCCAGCAGTATGTCGTAACCGTAGAGctcaaaacaatgtttgtcATTTATAATGACCTTTTGGACACTCTGCAGACTTCGAATAAAGATGTTATCCATCTCTTTGAAGAGGTTTTCAATCAACTCCCTACCATGTTTGGCAGTCAGGTATCTCCGAAGCTGTTGCATCTCCCATTTGCATCCCTACCGCATATAAAACAGAACAGTGACATTCTGTACCTACAACAGCATATAGAATGACAtaagttttcaaaatgtcagacATTTACAACGCCTCGTAAAGTAAtgatactttttttaaacattcttgcattttgtcacattacagacTTCAAACTTGGGATTATGTGGTAAATCacaacaatttaatttaaaattgtggaaactgaaaatgacttttttttcattttgcaataTCCTAAGGAGCCACGATTGGTTCCTTAGGACTTTTCCTTGAAAATAATGTGAAGTCAGGTTGAAGAGCATCTAGGAAAAGTACTTTTAAAGTGTTGCTGCAGATCGTCGATTAGATTCAGCTGTGGAGTTTGACGAGCCAACTGGAGGCTTAGAGACTTAATTGGTGATGCATGAGAAACATCTGGCATTTGCTGCAGATTTATGTTCGCTCACCTCCGCTTCGACAGGAGTCCTCAAAATGCATTGCTAAATacctttgggtttatttttaaagcagttttcaCTTGATTGCAGCATGGTTGAATCACTCATGTATGACTGATAACTGGTTATCTCAATAGttgatttgaaaaattttaCGTAGTTTGATTTGTAAATAATTGGTGTCAAAATTCTTTCTGAGCACTACTAAGGGTAGCgctagttctgctaatgctacaTGTATCACAGTTTGACAATATTGCATCATTAGGGTGGATACCATAGTAACAGTTTTAAGTAGTTTGGACcctttaacaggttttcttctaaGACAGGAATTTTTTCTATGAATTTTCtagctgaatttattttctcatcacCTTTGGACTTAATAAACAGAACATCCTCACACAAAATGAAGCTGCCACCACCACACTTCATCGTTAGTCTACTTCCACATTattcatgaaagaaaaaaaataaagagtacTTTTTgcactatgttttttttttctttttggatacATACCTCTTCATGATTATAGTTTGGAGCTGTTTTCTGAACAGACACATTAGTGAGGTGCATGTCTGAAATAAACACTAAGGACAACTCAAAAATCTCAGTGGACAGGAGCCTGACAAATGGGATTATTTCAGCCACACTTGTTCTGTGTGTTATTCTTTATACTTTCAAAcactggcaggaaaaaaaagaaagggataCACTTGTCGTCGATGGTGCTGAGCGAAAAGCGAGTCCCCGAGAAGCGAGCGAAACCATCTCTGTATAACCATGCCTTTAAGGGAAcatactgaaaaacaaaacaaaacaatatatatgtatatacaatGTGCAGATATAACAGCAATGTTGAcaacttaaataaaaactaatgacTTTTTGCTACATACTGAAGTGACTAGGACGTAAACTctcaaatcaaattttctgcctgtgataataaaaaacatgtcaagTGAGGATTTACAACATATGTATACATATAATAACGGGATGTCTTATATTGATACTATATTATCTTATATTAGTATTTCAGTTGATTACCATTAATCAGGTAAGGGTTCTCTATATATCTCTGTGCCACATAGTTTTCCACAGGTACTGCATCTTTCTGCTCTTCTGAGTGAACGCTTTCCTGTGAAATACAAGACATATCAGTCCAATTTAGTAATTGAAAGTACTATAACTTTTTTCATAAAAGGAATAAACGTTACCTTCTTCCAGTCTATAATGTCTTTCAGTTTCCTgaacaggaaaatccctttgcccTGTGATTTTGCTACCTAAAAACCACCAGACAGTTTCAAAGTTAAATGCATTCTTGTCTCTTGGATCTTCCAAATTGAGAATAGaagtatcatttttttttttgtttgtattttttggaCTGGGTCTTTTCTGTGGTCTATTTTAGCTCACCGGTTTCATGATCCAGATGCTGCCAGGGTTTCGATTGAACTCCTCTACAAAGAGATGATACTCGCTGGGCAGGACAAAGGTGCAAGGgaaaaagtcacatttgaaGGCTTCCTCACGGCCAACTTCCTTTTCCAGATTCTTCTGGTACCGTTTGAGGTTTTTGACCATAAGATTTTTGCGGGacagctgttttaaaaatacaaaaaaacccacacaggTTAGtactttctataaaaaaaaaaaaaaaacgttttagttTGTCATCATAATGCACCAGAATTGAAGATATCTCACCTCGTAATGGTTACgaaagtgatttattttgacGTGTTCGTCCATGTATGAGTGGTCAAAATTCTCCCTAAGCCAACCCACATCACACCAATTGAAGTCCCACTCTCCATCACTGGAAACgggagaaaacaaatcaaaacaaagaataaagaaaagaaagatgcTAAGGTCTTTTTGCTTAATGACCTTCCTTACTGCAAAGTTTCTTCTCCCCCCAATATATCCCTGAACTCACTCTTTGACTTCAACCCAGTTTGGTCTTTGTCTCAGGACATCTTGTATGGTGTTGAATAAGCCGCATTTATAACGCACACAACTTCGTCCTTCCCTGAGGAGAAGCAGCAACAATATCACAGTTTCCAGCAGCTAATTTATCAGAAGCACATTAGCCAGTTTAGACAAAACACCCACCGTTCCTCACTTTTGCCACTATCATTTGAGGCTTTGCTTCCAGATGTCTGCAAAAGTAAGGAAAGAAAACTTTAAGATTTAATGAAAgctcttttcttattttgtaaagaagaacCAGCACTTTCTAACAGTGCTGGGAAAAAGAATTTaccatacaaaaaaaatatatatttgatattatatatctcaaaaataaacatgtcacgatcttaaaaaaaaaaaaaaaaaaaatcaagaacaaatgacaaacaaaattattgacATCTTATCAGTCtgggaaataaaaagagaacTTTTGGTGCTagactaaatacattttaggaaaataaatctgacagaCAAACACCCTAAACATCTTAGGACATTCAAATATTCTTAGATAATTTAGGTTGATGTCGAATCTTCAGAGACTTTTATTGTTGCactgtacttttacttgatcAATAGTATTTATTAAGTATCGTTACTctaacttgagtaaaatttctggctACTTCACTGTCACTTCGCTGAACATAGAGAATGTACGAGAAACAGACACACATACAGCGCATGTTTAGGTGACACTTCTTTCTGGGCGATTTGGAGATCAAGTGTAGTCACAGTAAGCATTAGATTATTTTCATGTGAAGAATTGTACCCTGCCTGTTCTTACTTGATgctaaaaagaaattgaaaacgTGTTCCTTCTGCCCGAATGTGTTATTTTGTATTCATGTTACTTGTTTACCTTGTACTTCGACATAGACCCGTTCACCACAAAGTAGCAGCAGAAGGCTCCGGAACTTCCTATTGAGGTATTTGTATGGAGAAAGCTACATTATCTGAAAGGACGGAAGAGTTGTTGTCATGACTACCGAGAAACCAACCTGAGTGGGGAGATTGTCCCGAAGAGCTTGCCGTAGTATCCTCGagaaaataagtttgtttgtaAGTATTATATagcttgtatttatttatttatttatttatttatttggaccGACTGGCCTTTACCGAACTGATTAGCTTTAGACTGTCGAAATGCAACTGAAAATATAAtgtgaggaaaaaatacaacaatcaTCAGTTATgactttaaatttaataatttgacTTAGATCTGCTATtgaaattaacttaaaatggatgtcatttataaatatatacaaatgcAAGTTGATCTCCAGTTTTATCTATCGTTGCTATTTACCATCTGATAACCACACGGGGGCACCAAATCCTCAAATAAGTTGAGTTTTTGGTTCTTTTCTTAACattagatttttaaacattaacatACACCCtttaaaacaatccaaacctgtcaaataatttatatatcaatatattttgtgattttaaatagTTCATTGCAGAGcctagcatttttttaaaaaatctagtACAACGGTTATATTGAATAATAGGTGCTGTTCAGTGAGCAAGAACTTTATAAAATCAAACGGTCCTGTTTCGAATCACCTGGTTTGCACTTTGATCTTTCGTTCATGCCAAAAGATTAAAATCCTGCTCTGCTTATTGAGAAAACATCATTCTCTTGATATTCCCTCCCTAAGTACCTGCAAAGACCAATGGATTTGAAcaaatctatatttattttgtgactaAGACACACTGTTTTCCCTCTGCTTAGCACACCTTGCAGATTCTGGTTTTgttgatcattttgtttttctttgtaagaTCAGAAAAAGGCGGCTTTAGGTGTACTGTTTATCCTGCCTCTGAAATCTATGCGCTGTCCAGCTCATAAAACAGTGGTGATTATTGTTCTTAACACGTTGCAGTCAGTAATGTAAAAATAGCTTATATCTGGCTTAGATTCTTGTGGAAAGATCCATAAAAGGCTAGAACCTCAATCTCAGCTATGCAGTATCAATAAGTGATCTATCATAttgaaaactaatgaaaaaaacaagttaGCCCATAATGAAAATGACTTTCAGTTAAATTAGAATGTGGGTGGTCAGCTACTGCAGTGTCTCAACTGGAAAGCAACACAAGGCAAACCTCTGATCCAAAGCTTAGTTTCACAATGTTCTCACTGAGCGGATAAATTACAATGGACATCAAAGTTAATATTCAAGTGAGTTTGGGGAACATATCTTTTATCATGCATTGACatattcagaatttattttattgttaacaACATTGAAGATAAAGCAAAAGAAGatatggtaaaataaaattgcatattttaaattaaaacagatggTGGGAATATAGTCTCATTAAAATCCTGGACTGGATcctctaataaaaatgttgttattttGCAAATGAGCTTCAATGTGTTCAGACACATAAGACAATTTCACAtgagaatcaatcaatcaatcaatcaatcaatcaatcaatcaatcaatcaatctatctatctatctatctatctatctatctatctatctatctatctatctatctatctatctatctatctatctatctatctatctatctatctatctatctatctatctacttAGCTATCTTGCAGTCTTGCTATCTATCTTTGTTGGCTTATATGGCTTGtaggaaaaaaacagcttagatttttttaaaaaaaagctgatttaaacgttttaatcacaatatttttttttttacacaatagtgcaggttaataataataataataatacattttatttcaaaggcgCCTTTCTGGGACTCAAGGACACCGTACAAAGAGCAaagtaacagaaacaataaaatgtagcaattaaaaatagataaaataaatacacaacaatgTATCTATATGAAatctatatataaatctatgtaaaaaaaaaaaattctatataaaaaatcaagcaaaccaATCGTGTCATATTGAAAAGGCAGATCTAAAAAGGTGTGTTTTAAGTTCGGTTTTAAATTTAGGGAATGACTTTATGTTTCTAAGGTGAGGCCGTAATGAGTTCCAGAGTTGGGGAGCAGAGCGACTGAAAGCTCTGCTCCCCATGGTAGTGAGACGGACAGAGGGGACAGACAAATGGATGGAGGAGGATGATCTGAGGGAACGAGAGGGAGTGGCAATATGAATAAGATTGGAAAGATATAGTGGGGAAATATTGTAAAGAGCCTTAAAAGTATACAGAAGAATTTTGTATTCTATGCGGAACTTGGTAGGCAGCCAATGAAGTCTTTGCAAGATAGGAGTGATGTGGTGCATGGATGGGGTTTTAGTAATGATACGGGCAGCTGAGTTCTGGACCAGTTGAAGCTTATGAAGAGATTTCTGGGTGAGACCAAACAGAAGGGAATTGCAATAGTCCAGGCGTGATGTCACAAGACAGTGAACAAGAATGGCAGCAGAATGGGAGGTAAGGGAGGGGCGAAGACGATTGATATTGCGTAGATGAAAATAAGCTGAGCGGGTAATATTGTTAATATGAGACTGGAAAGAAAGGGTGCTGTCAAGAATAACACCCAGACTCTTTACCTGAGGGGAGGGGAAAACAGAACAGTTATCAATTTCAAGactaaagtttttgattttggcCAGATTAGATTTAGTACCAATGAGAAGGACCTCCGTTTTATCACTATTAAGCTTAAGTAGATTAGAGGAAAACCAGGATTTAATTTCAGTCAAACAGTCAGTAAGCGAGGATGGTGGAAGGTTGGAGGCGGGCTTACTGGAAACATAAAGCTGGGTGTCATCCGCATAACAGTGAAAATCAATGTTATATTTACGAAAAATATTACCCAGGGGAAggagataaataataaaaagaagggGCCCTAAGACAGAGCCCTGGGGAACTCCTGATGTAACAGAGGAAGGCTGAGAAGAAAAGGTTTTGATCCGAACGAACTGAGTGCGGCAAGAAAGATATGATTTAAACCAGTTTAGAGGAGTCTGAGTGATACCAATGGAAGACAGTCTATTAAGTAGGGTGACATGACAAATAGTGTCAAACGCTGCACTCAAATCAAGTAGGATAAGAATGGACAGCAAGCCAGAGTCAGCTGCCATAAGGAGGTCATTAGTGATTTTTATGAGAGCTGTTTCTGTACTATGGAGGGGacgaaaaccagactgaaacAGTTCATACAGGTTATTGTTGGATAAATAAGTGTGAAGTTGCGATGCTACTATCTTCTCAAGAATTTTAGAGATGAAAGGCAAGTTGGAAATTATTCAGATTGTAGTAATCAGCACCAGGTTTTTTTAAGATAGGAGTTATGGCAGCAATTTTAAATGATGCGGGAACTTTTCCAGTGGAAAGAGAGGAGTGAATAATGGTAGAAATAAGAGGGATTATGGTTGAGGCACAGGCTTTAACCAGAACTGTGGGAAGAGGATCAAGCAGACAGGTGGACGAGTTAGATTTATGTATTAGGTTTGTAATTTCTGAAGTTGTTGGGAGCTGGAAGGAAGAGAAGGAATGGGCTGGAGGAGAAAGTTCAAAAACAGAACAGGGGAAGGGTTGTGAGCTGAGTTGCTGGTGAATCTTTAGAATTTTGctgtcaaaaaatgacatgagaGAATTACAAAAATCAGTTGAACACAGATGTGAAGGTAGAGAGTCCGGGGCTCGAATAATGGTCTTATAAAGTGAGAATATTGACTTGGTGGAACCTTCATTTGAACAGATTAGACCAGTGTAGTAGAGGGACTTGGCTTGAGTAATACAGTCCATATAGTgtaatatgtaatttttatacatgTCTTTATGAACAGCTAGTCCAGTTTTCTGATAGAGCCTCTCAAGTTGCCGTCCTTTGGCCTTCATGAGCCGAAGTTCAGGAGTAAACCAGGGGGCAGAACGAGCAAAAGAAACAGATCTGGTTTTTAGCGGAGCAAGAGAGTTGAGTATTGAGTGAAGACCACCAGTGTTATAATATGAGACCAGGTCGTCAAGAGCAGTTGAATTTAAAGTGGAGTATATGTTGTCCATGAGAGAATTTACGCTGGAGGAAAGAGAATGTAAATTAATATCCTTAATGTTACGAAAAGAAATAAGACGAGAAAGCTCAGTGATTGAGAGAGGAAGACAAATGttaaatgaaagaagaaaatggtCAGTTATGGCAAGTTCATCTGCTTTACAATCAGAAGGGGAAACACCAGAATAACAGACTAGATCCAGGACATGACCCTTGGAATGAGTGGGAAAATTGATGAGCTGCTGAAGACCAAAGCTCTGGAGGCAGGATGAAAAGTCTTTAGTCAGAGGACTATTGCAATCATCCATGTGAATATTGAAATCACCCAATATTATAATGTTAGGTGAAAGGGTTGACAAGTGAGTGAGGAGAGCAGCAAAGTCATTCATAAAGTCATTATTAGTTTTCGGGGGACGATAGATGGTTGTAATGATGGTGGGGGTAGGTCCAGAAAGCTGACACACAGTTGATTCGAATGAGGAGAAGGTGGGAGCAGACAACGGCGAGACTAACCACTTCTCGCGGTGGATTACCACGAGACCTCCTCCCCGGCCGGTGCCACGGGGTTGAGAGATGTAAACAAACCCCGGTGGAGTAGAATCGTTAAGCTGAGAGAAGTCATTAAAAGGTTAACCTTTTCTTCCAACCACAAACTTGCTGTTTTGAACAGAGCATCTTCAAATAAATAGTTTCCTCCATTTTATAAATCAGTGACTTTAAAGATCAAAGTTCACCTTCAGCCATGTGTTTCCATTTATATGACCACAGCAGCACTGGCTTTCGCATTTTCATGTTCAGCCTTTTATTAGATTTAGAGTGCACTACTTATTCAGTTGACAACAGAAAACTTTGGTTCTCAGGCACAACAATCAGTTGAACCACAAGTGCCTCTCAAAGATCAATCTCTGAGcgatatttttttatatggcGACAGATTATCTGAGCTTGTTTTAGTGAAAAATTTTAGGTTTGGCATCCCTCCCTCCAGGGAACTGCTATCTGTCGCTTGTAGCAGCTGTGCATGGTATACATATAATTTTGGCTGACCACTTGTTCTTATGCAACACGAGAAAAATATAAACGTTATTTTCACCGGTATCTTGGAATAAAGATTGTTTTTGAGGACCAACccgcaatgtttttttttttctctttcagacaTGCAGCTTGTGTTTTCTGAGGAAATCAAATTGAATTTCAGCTTTATTGTCTAATTTAAATTGTCATATCCAATACTGAATTTCATTTTACACAGATTTTATGTTTGCCTCAGTCTGTCAGTGCTGGCTTCATCACTGTTGGGGTTTTGCATAAATCTTCACCAATTACTGTGAGGTATCCCACAGGTCATACATTTTTCAGAAGGTGAAAATCATCAGTCCTGCTGAACCGTATGCTCTTCAGCAGCTAAACCACAAAGTAGGAAACTTGTGGGATTTAGGGTATAAACTGCTATCTGTCTTTGAGTTACGCTGCCTACATTATAGTGCCTATATACAGTAGCTGTTCTCCTTAGAAATATACTGCTTTGGTAGATGAGTAAGCACTGCAAGCTTTTGGCAAACTAGCTTGGTTTGAATCCTTTAGGTCAGTAATAGGAATATAATGAAAAAAGACCAAAGTATTCATATTGTTTTAGGTTAGAGAACAGAGAATATTCAGTGCTCAATTGGTGTAGTGGGGATTTATGAGCAACAAAAATCACCTTTAAGACAATTTTCATGTAATAAAACAACGTTCCactgaattgaaataaaaaatatgcatagttttaattatttctttactAATAAAATTTTGTGTATACCCCCCTCTACTTAGATAACCCCAAAT
It encodes the following:
- the ttll9 gene encoding putative tubulin polyglutamylase TTLL9 isoform X2 — its product is MSKYKTSGSKASNDSGKSEEREGRSCVRYKCGLFNTIQDVLRQRPNWVEVKDDGEWDFNWCDVGWLRENFDHSYMDEHVKINHFRNHYELSRKNLMVKNLKRYQKNLEKEVGREEAFKCDFFPCTFVLPSEYHLFVEEFNRNPGSIWIMKPVAKSQGKGIFLFRKLKDIIDWKKESVHSEEQKDAVPVENYVAQRYIENPYLINGRKFDLRVYVLVTSYVPLKAWLYRDGFARFSGTRFSLSTIDDKYMHLTNVSVQKTAPNYNHEEGCKWEMQQLRRYLTAKHGRELIENLFKEMDNIFIRSLQSVQKVIINDKHCFELYGYDILLDENLKPWLIEVNASPSHTPSSREDYEMKFRLLEDTLNVVDMEGRVSE
- the ttll9 gene encoding putative tubulin polyglutamylase TTLL9 isoform X1, which gives rise to MSKYKTSGSKASNDSGKSEEREGRSCVRYKCGLFNTIQDVLRQRPNWVEVKDDGEWDFNWCDVGWLRENFDHSYMDEHVKINHFRNHYELSRKNLMVKNLKRYQKNLEKEVGREEAFKCDFFPCTFVLPSEYHLFVEEFNRNPGSIWIMKPVAKSQGKGIFLFRKLKDIIDWKKESVHSEEQKDAVPVENYVAQRYIENPYLINGRKFDLRVYVLVTSYVPLKAWLYRDGFARFSGTRFSLSTIDDKYMHLTNVSVQKTAPNYNHEEGCKWEMQQLRRYLTAKHGRELIENLFKEMDNIFIRSLQSVQKVIINDKHCFELYGYDILLDENLKPWLIEVNASPSHTPSSREDYEMKFRLLEDTLNVVDMEGRLTGKEKRVGGYDLMWNNGPVYREDVYLQTFGSSCFTANTYLGCLNDREKQLRHLFKPFQRRT